A window of Deltaproteobacteria bacterium contains these coding sequences:
- the selB gene encoding selenocysteine-specific translation elongation factor, which yields MPHIIGTAGHIDHGKTSLIKALTGQETDRLKEEQERGISIDLGFAYMDLPDGERAGIVDVPGHERFIRNMLAGAHGIDLVLFTIAADDGVMPQSEEHLDFLHLLGVKKGICVITKADLADAKRLAEVQEEIEILTVDTTLEGSPIVPVSSVTGLGLDRLRQEIATQLQAYERPPLPGYFRLPVDRAFVVKGHGVVITGTAVAGTIGEGETIRVLPGADESRVRSVQVHGQSVSQAKWGQRVALNLAGLEKSALARGHVICHPKLTLTTDRFDAFVEIRPGAGRDIENHERVRVHIGTAEVIGKVIILDGREILPPRSNGYCQIVLEEPVVALRGDRFILRNQTAQGTLGGGEVILPFAQRHRRSEEGIVERLTFLRTAELLPACRAYIEAQSAFALPLEEVYQGVNAREEEVASLLGKDPEILLFPDKAHPEAYGVQAKWKRLVAEVAKTLAAFHEATPLARGMEMESLRSQLSFSFTPKIFRAVVDKLVAEKVVVREDSLLRLPTHSVKLSGGEQESAARVEQLLQEGGLTPPELKELEEKLKMQRKPLVELLGVLESRGAVVKVTTDLYFSGVMLEKARTALVDHLTAKAEITAAAFRDLLGISRKTAIPLLEYFDRTGLTLRVGDVRKLRKK from the coding sequence ATGCCGCATATCATTGGCACAGCGGGACATATCGATCACGGCAAGACGTCGCTGATTAAAGCGCTGACCGGACAAGAAACCGACCGGCTCAAAGAGGAGCAGGAGCGCGGCATTTCGATCGATCTCGGATTTGCGTACATGGATTTGCCGGATGGCGAGCGTGCTGGCATCGTCGATGTCCCAGGGCACGAGCGCTTTATCCGCAACATGCTGGCTGGCGCTCATGGTATCGACCTTGTCCTCTTTACCATTGCGGCTGATGACGGTGTAATGCCGCAGAGTGAAGAACATCTAGACTTTCTTCACCTCCTAGGCGTGAAAAAAGGCATTTGCGTCATCACTAAAGCTGACCTCGCCGATGCCAAGCGCTTAGCGGAGGTTCAGGAAGAAATCGAAATTCTTACGGTCGATACCACGCTCGAAGGATCGCCGATTGTTCCGGTTTCATCGGTGACCGGACTCGGGCTCGATCGTTTGCGTCAGGAGATCGCGACGCAGTTGCAAGCGTATGAGCGGCCACCATTGCCGGGCTATTTTCGTCTGCCGGTGGATCGAGCTTTTGTGGTTAAGGGCCACGGCGTGGTGATCACTGGCACTGCGGTGGCTGGAACGATTGGTGAGGGAGAAACGATTCGAGTTCTACCTGGGGCTGATGAGTCACGTGTGCGTTCTGTGCAAGTGCATGGACAGTCAGTGTCACAAGCGAAATGGGGACAACGGGTTGCCCTCAATCTCGCTGGACTAGAGAAAAGTGCGCTTGCTCGCGGTCATGTCATTTGCCATCCTAAGCTGACATTGACCACCGACCGTTTCGATGCCTTTGTGGAAATCCGCCCCGGTGCAGGTCGCGACATCGAGAACCACGAACGGGTGCGGGTGCATATCGGCACAGCGGAAGTGATCGGCAAGGTCATTATTCTCGATGGGCGTGAGATCCTCCCTCCACGTTCTAATGGATATTGTCAGATCGTTCTGGAAGAACCAGTGGTGGCATTGCGCGGCGATCGCTTTATTCTGCGTAATCAAACCGCTCAAGGAACGCTGGGTGGCGGTGAAGTGATTTTGCCCTTCGCGCAACGCCATCGTCGTTCAGAAGAAGGCATTGTTGAGCGGCTGACGTTTCTTCGCACTGCTGAGTTGCTACCTGCGTGTCGCGCTTATATCGAGGCGCAGAGCGCGTTTGCGCTTCCACTTGAAGAAGTCTATCAAGGTGTGAATGCGCGCGAAGAAGAAGTTGCTTCTTTACTTGGCAAAGATCCTGAGATCTTGCTCTTTCCTGATAAAGCGCATCCAGAAGCGTATGGGGTGCAGGCCAAATGGAAACGGCTCGTTGCGGAAGTGGCGAAAACCTTAGCTGCATTCCATGAAGCGACACCGCTAGCGCGTGGGATGGAGATGGAATCGTTGCGGAGTCAGTTGTCGTTTTCTTTCACCCCCAAGATTTTTCGTGCAGTGGTAGACAAGCTCGTCGCCGAGAAAGTCGTGGTTCGCGAGGACAGCCTCTTACGTTTACCTACACATAGTGTGAAACTCAGCGGAGGTGAGCAGGAATCTGCCGCACGTGTCGAGCAGCTCTTGCAAGAAGGTGGACTGACGCCACCAGAACTAAAAGAACTCGAAGAAAAATTAAAGATGCAACGCAAGCCACTGGTCGAACTCCTCGGCGTGTTGGAGTCACGTGGTGCGGTGGTGAAAGTCACAACCGACCTCTACTTCAGTGGCGTAATGTTAGAGAAAGCCAGGACCGCTCTGGTCGATCACCTTACAGCAAAAGCCGAGATTACCGCTGCCGCTTTTCGTGACCTGCTCGGCATCAGCCGTAAGACTGCGATTCCGTTGTTGGAATACTTCGATCGTACCGGCCTCACGTTGCGCGTTGGTGATGTAAGGAAGCTCAGAAAAAAATGA
- a CDS encoding MFS transporter, translating into MALGLAIWSGMTALTGLAQSFTQLALARIGVGIGEAACSPPAHSLLSDYFPPDRRGTALSIFSLGVPIGIMIGYLAGGWVNQYFGWRTAFFVVGLPGVVLALIVRLTLREPPVAIRKVCKEQQPSQQILLLMSYGLCGNCARFAICRSQRHCMRCMATASLPLCQPL; encoded by the coding sequence ATGGCCCTCGGACTCGCGATCTGGAGTGGCATGACGGCGCTCACGGGGCTCGCACAGTCGTTTACCCAACTCGCCCTGGCAAGGATTGGTGTTGGCATTGGTGAGGCAGCGTGTTCTCCTCCGGCGCACTCGCTGCTTTCAGACTACTTTCCTCCTGATCGCCGGGGTACTGCTCTATCCATTTTTTCACTAGGTGTTCCGATTGGCATCATGATCGGATACCTGGCTGGTGGCTGGGTCAATCAGTATTTTGGCTGGCGTACAGCGTTCTTTGTCGTCGGCTTACCTGGAGTGGTGCTTGCCCTCATCGTCCGCTTGACCCTCCGTGAGCCCCCCGTGGCCATTCGGAAGGTCTGCAAAGAGCAGCAACCATCCCAGCAGATTCTTTTGCTGATGTCTTACGGTTTATGTGGCAACTGCGCTCGTTTCGCCATTTGTCGCTCGCAGCGGCATTGCATGCGTTGTATGGCTACGGCGTCCTTGCCTTTATGCCAGCCTTTATGA
- the selD gene encoding selenide, water dikinase SelD — MGPADLALVLGTLPRSRHPDLLVGVETSDDAGVFRLRDDLAIVNTVDFFTPVVDDPYTYGVISATNSLSDVYAMGGEPKTAMNIVCFPQSGLEKEILAEILRGGGDTATEAGVAVVGGHSVADDEIKYGMAVTGVIDPRKIIRNVGAQEGDVIVLTKPLGTGILTTALKKGHLSEEEYGAAVVSMSTLNAKAAAVMRKYNVHACTDVTGFSLMGHSCEMAMGSNLTLRLQATALPVLPGALRLSLEGYITGGCKRNRNYLADKVQVATAVPQDLNEVAFDPQTSGGLLIAVPAREASALTRELLDEGALAAAVIGEIVAPTGAWVELV; from the coding sequence CTGGGTCCGGCGGACCTAGCCCTCGTACTTGGTACGCTTCCGCGTAGTCGCCACCCTGATTTGCTCGTCGGAGTCGAAACTTCTGATGATGCCGGCGTGTTTCGTCTGCGTGATGATCTGGCAATCGTGAACACGGTTGATTTCTTTACTCCGGTTGTCGACGACCCGTATACCTATGGTGTGATTTCTGCGACCAACTCACTCAGTGATGTCTACGCAATGGGTGGTGAGCCAAAGACGGCGATGAACATTGTCTGTTTTCCGCAAAGTGGACTGGAGAAAGAGATTTTAGCGGAGATCCTCCGGGGTGGTGGAGATACAGCGACGGAAGCTGGAGTTGCGGTTGTTGGTGGGCATTCCGTTGCTGACGACGAGATCAAATATGGCATGGCGGTCACCGGTGTGATCGACCCCCGCAAGATCATTCGTAACGTTGGTGCCCAAGAAGGTGATGTCATCGTTCTTACCAAACCGCTTGGTACAGGAATTCTTACCACGGCACTGAAAAAAGGCCACTTGAGCGAGGAAGAATACGGCGCTGCGGTGGTATCGATGTCGACCCTCAACGCCAAAGCCGCAGCGGTGATGCGCAAGTATAATGTCCACGCTTGTACCGATGTGACCGGCTTCAGCCTTATGGGTCATAGTTGTGAGATGGCGATGGGCAGCAACCTCACTTTGCGTCTCCAGGCGACTGCGCTACCGGTTCTACCGGGAGCACTGCGATTGTCGTTGGAAGGCTATATCACCGGCGGTTGTAAACGAAATCGGAATTACCTGGCGGATAAAGTACAGGTGGCGACTGCGGTGCCCCAAGATTTGAATGAAGTTGCCTTTGATCCGCAAACTTCTGGCGGATTGCTGATTGCTGTTCCTGCACGCGAGGCATCGGCGTTGACGCGAGAGTTGCTCGATGAAGGAGCATTGGCTGCTGCGGTAATTGGTGAAATCGTCGCGCCGACTGGTGCATGGGTGGAGTTGGTCTAA
- a CDS encoding MFS transporter, with protein MPAFMMRVHGMTNTAELGLWLGLIAGIFSGIGTFLGGTLGDRLAAQKRDMRWYMWLPAWATILSIPFSCIFYLWPEGRTALLLSIPAAILGPTYIGPTMAMTQGLAKLHMRATASALLLFILNLIGLGLGPQAVGILSDLLAPTYGAQSIRYALLFVVLTGSVWSSLHYFFAARTLREDLTVKDAQ; from the coding sequence ATGCCAGCCTTTATGATGCGCGTGCATGGCATGACGAACACTGCTGAGCTGGGATTATGGTTGGGGTTGATCGCGGGCATCTTTTCTGGCATCGGGACGTTTCTCGGCGGCACCTTGGGAGATCGGCTGGCAGCACAGAAAAGAGATATGCGTTGGTACATGTGGCTCCCAGCGTGGGCCACTATTCTGAGCATTCCTTTCTCGTGCATCTTCTATCTCTGGCCAGAAGGGCGAACGGCGTTGTTACTCAGTATTCCTGCGGCCATCCTTGGTCCGACGTACATCGGCCCGACGATGGCAATGACACAGGGGCTCGCGAAGCTCCACATGCGTGCGACGGCTTCGGCTCTCTTGTTGTTCATTCTCAATCTGATTGGCTTAGGTTTGGGACCGCAAGCCGTTGGGATACTCAGTGATCTCTTGGCCCCGACGTATGGAGCACAGTCGATTCGCTATGCGCTCCTCTTTGTCGTCCTCACCGGCAGTGTGTGGTCGTCACTGCATTATTTTTTCGCGGCACGCACGCTGCGTGAGGATCTGACAGTGAAAGATGCGCAGTGA
- a CDS encoding type II secretion system protein M → MKNWLTLALTSLRERVKLPDQLRSVVVDATAGFAARLSPRERWLVVFAGIALVGICFSLFVVAPLLDARERLQAKVVAKERELSEVATLDQSYEALRHELEVVGSANGSTLSPFAFLEGLTTSTLGREKLAAINPIGHEDRGGLARETIELKLSGVSLQELVDLLYKIDVTGTTLRCTNLAIKKRYKDPYTFDVTLTAIALNTR, encoded by the coding sequence ATGAAAAACTGGCTGACTCTCGCGTTGACGTCCCTGCGAGAACGAGTCAAACTCCCAGATCAGCTCAGGAGTGTTGTTGTTGACGCGACGGCTGGATTTGCTGCACGTCTTTCGCCGCGGGAACGCTGGCTCGTCGTGTTTGCGGGGATTGCACTCGTCGGTATTTGTTTTTCACTGTTTGTTGTTGCTCCCCTACTGGATGCTCGTGAACGCCTGCAAGCGAAAGTTGTAGCCAAGGAACGCGAGCTGAGTGAAGTGGCAACGTTGGACCAAAGCTATGAAGCGTTACGACATGAGCTGGAAGTCGTCGGATCTGCCAATGGTTCGACACTGTCACCGTTTGCATTTCTCGAAGGGCTGACCACGAGTACACTCGGACGGGAGAAATTGGCAGCAATCAACCCGATTGGACATGAAGACCGTGGCGGTCTGGCACGTGAGACGATTGAACTGAAGTTGAGCGGTGTCTCCCTGCAGGAACTCGTCGATTTGCTGTACAAGATCGATGTCACTGGTACGACGCTACGTTGTACGAACCTGGCGATCAAGAAACGTTATAAGGATCCATATACTTTCGATGTCACTCTTACAGCCATCGCCCTCAATACTCGATAA
- the gspN gene encoding type II secretion system protein GspN, producing MSLVRRYVVRTWRSRNVIRIHILSMSLLQPSPSILDNDAPLSEVTATTLSPVWRRWTRLSSARMGWGVYTLLCFAVFLFLTFPVDVVLQRVISSVTRGTPVHIHYSQGELTWYGAALVRDVRVEQRGASLPPLRVSRLLVHPSWLGLLWGSPFPLAFQADLYGGTINGTAEHSPNGVKTTLTARRMNLALLPIPGAEKSGGLKGILTGSGEVSGDFSQIFSLQGALELNVSEGSLQPGALGQLPVPPLQSVRGNLRANLRDGRVNITDVTLMADGIEARAQGALVLSTPLPRSGLDLQLTTKVVGPAPPALTALVSLLPISPNTPGERRATISGSLAAPVMR from the coding sequence ATGTCACTGGTACGACGCTACGTTGTACGAACCTGGCGATCAAGAAACGTTATAAGGATCCATATACTTTCGATGTCACTCTTACAGCCATCGCCCTCAATACTCGATAATGACGCTCCCCTCTCCGAGGTGACTGCCACCACATTGAGTCCAGTGTGGCGTCGGTGGACACGTTTGTCGTCTGCGCGAATGGGGTGGGGGGTATACACACTGCTCTGTTTCGCGGTTTTTCTCTTTTTAACTTTTCCTGTTGACGTTGTGTTACAGCGAGTGATCTCCTCTGTGACGCGTGGGACTCCGGTACACATCCATTATTCGCAGGGAGAACTGACGTGGTATGGCGCAGCTCTCGTACGTGACGTGAGGGTTGAGCAAAGAGGGGCGAGTCTTCCTCCTCTGCGAGTATCACGTTTGCTGGTTCATCCTTCCTGGCTTGGCTTGCTTTGGGGAAGCCCATTTCCCCTGGCGTTCCAAGCTGACCTCTACGGTGGGACGATCAACGGAACTGCTGAACACAGCCCGAACGGGGTGAAGACGACGTTGACTGCCCGACGGATGAATCTCGCGTTACTGCCAATACCAGGGGCGGAAAAATCTGGCGGGCTCAAAGGCATCCTAACTGGGAGTGGCGAGGTGAGTGGTGATTTCTCGCAGATATTCTCTTTACAAGGAGCACTGGAGCTGAATGTCTCAGAGGGGTCACTGCAGCCAGGGGCACTCGGACAACTGCCAGTTCCGCCGCTGCAATCTGTTCGTGGTAATTTGCGCGCAAACCTCCGTGATGGAAGAGTGAACATTACTGATGTCACTCTCATGGCGGATGGTATCGAAGCCCGTGCGCAAGGTGCACTGGTTCTGAGCACTCCACTTCCGCGTAGTGGTCTTGATTTACAACTGACAACCAAGGTTGTTGGTCCTGCCCCACCAGCGCTTACGGCGCTCGTGTCTCTCCTGCCGATCTCGCCTAACACCCCAGGAGAACGGCGAGCGACAATTAGTGGGTCACTGGCTGCTCCGGTGATGCGGTAA
- a CDS encoding general secretion pathway protein GspK translates to MAPAAHPQFVEGRTAHFSVVSQSGAALVTTLLAVTLLTIAVVEFAYSSQVDYHLAHNALKALQANYLARSGVNLAMLVLKRDGQSASGIDSLRDEWAYPLPPLPAGEGMVMIRVSDEQGKVNLNALRNSNGTINRTWRDVAERLFALREIEPGVLDPLLDWLDVDDFPEPRGAERDHYSRLTPPYVPANGLLLTLGELGRIEGFSAAMRTRLAEVITVLPGNNTLVNVNTAPGEVLAALFPMVDRQTLETFLVSRIVVPVRGVNELRERLGFDPKVQTDAFRLVSVRSEFFAVTALASVDPVSQALSVIVQRRAATVTPMTWQTALPLRGQG, encoded by the coding sequence ATGGCCCCTGCCGCCCACCCTCAGTTTGTCGAAGGGCGGACGGCGCATTTCTCCGTAGTCTCTCAAAGCGGCGCAGCCCTCGTCACAACCTTACTGGCTGTGACACTGCTCACGATTGCCGTAGTCGAATTCGCGTATTCTAGCCAGGTGGACTACCACCTCGCTCACAATGCACTCAAAGCGTTACAAGCCAACTACCTGGCTCGGTCCGGGGTGAACCTTGCCATGCTGGTGCTCAAACGCGATGGCCAGTCGGCCTCCGGTATCGACTCTCTCCGAGACGAATGGGCTTATCCATTGCCTCCGCTTCCAGCCGGTGAGGGCATGGTGATGATCCGTGTGAGTGACGAGCAAGGAAAAGTGAACTTGAATGCGCTTCGCAACAGCAACGGGACGATCAACCGTACATGGCGCGATGTTGCCGAACGTTTATTCGCTCTTCGAGAGATTGAACCGGGGGTGCTTGATCCGTTGTTGGATTGGTTGGATGTCGATGATTTCCCCGAACCGCGTGGTGCTGAACGAGATCATTATTCACGACTCACGCCGCCGTATGTGCCAGCGAATGGCCTCTTGTTAACCTTAGGCGAGTTAGGCCGGATCGAGGGGTTTTCGGCAGCTATGCGTACTCGCCTTGCAGAAGTGATCACGGTTCTTCCTGGGAACAACACCTTGGTGAACGTGAACACAGCTCCCGGAGAAGTCCTGGCGGCGTTGTTTCCCATGGTCGATCGTCAAACGCTCGAAACATTTCTGGTCTCGCGCATCGTGGTACCTGTTCGTGGAGTAAACGAATTGCGCGAGCGTCTGGGGTTTGACCCAAAGGTGCAAACTGATGCGTTTCGGTTGGTGTCGGTGCGGAGTGAGTTCTTTGCGGTTACGGCCCTGGCCTCTGTTGATCCGGTGAGTCAAGCACTGTCTGTTATTGTTCAACGGCGAGCAGCAACCGTGACTCCCATGACCTGGCAAACGGCATTGCCGCTACGGGGACAAGGATAG